One Urocitellus parryii isolate mUroPar1 chromosome 8, mUroPar1.hap1, whole genome shotgun sequence DNA window includes the following coding sequences:
- the Rsph9 gene encoding radial spoke head protein 9 homolog — protein MDAESLLLSLELASGSGQGLSPDRRASLLTSLLLVKRDYRYDRVLFWGRILGIVADYYIAQGLSEDQLAPRKTLYSLNCTDWSLLPPATEETMAQTAMVKGRFMGDPSHEYEHTEIQKVNEGEKIFEEEVVVQVKEETRLVSIIDQIDQAVAIIPRGALFKTPFGPSNVNRTFEGLSLSEAKKLSSYFHFREAIDLKNKTLLEKADLDPSLDFMDSLEHDIPKGSWSIQMERGNALVVLRSLLWPGLTFYHAPRTKNYGYIYVGTGEKNLDLPFML, from the exons ATGGACGCGGAGAGCCTCCTCCTGTCGCTGGAGCTGGCGTCGGGCAGTGGGCAGGGCCTCAGCCCCGACCGCCGGGCCTCGCTGCTCACTTCCCTCCTGCTAGTGAAGCGCGACTACCGATACGATCGGGTCCTGTTTTGGGGTCGCATCCTCGGCATCGTCGCGGATTACTACATCGCGCAGGGCCTGAGTGAGGACCAGCTCGCACCACGCAAGACACTCTACAG CCTGAACTGCACCGATTGGAGCCTCTTGCCCCCCGCCACAGAGGAGACGATGGCACAGACAGCCATGGTGAAGGGCCGCTTCATGGGGGACCCATCACATGAGTATGAACACACTGAAATCCAGAAAGTGAATGAGGGTGAGAAGATCTTTGAAGAAGAAGTAGTG GTCCAGGTCAAGGAAGAGACCCGCTTGGTGTCCATCATTGACCAGATTGACCAGGCTGTGGCCATCATCCCCCGAGGTGCCCTCTTCAAGACCCCTTTTGGACCCTCTAATGTTAACCGAACTTTTGAAG GACTGTCCTTGTCTGAAGCCAAGAAGCTCAGCTCTTACTTCCACTTCAGGGAGGCTATCGACTTGAAGAATAAGACCTTGCTTGAGAAGGCTGACCTGGACCCCTCCCTGGACTTCATGGACTCTTTGGAGCATGACATCCCCAAAG GGTCATGGAGCATCCAGATGGAGAGAGGCAACGCTTTGGTTGTTCTGCGCAGTCTGCTCTGGCCAGGCCTCACCTTCTACCATGCTCCCCGCACCAAGAACTACGGCTACATCTATGTGGGCACGGGTGAGAAGAACCTAGACTTGCCCTTCATGCTGTAG